Proteins from one Mesorhizobium sp. M9A.F.Ca.ET.002.03.1.2 genomic window:
- the qatD gene encoding Qat anti-phage system TatD family nuclease QatD — translation MSAPRLVDFHCHLDLYPDPAAAIRACEEAKVATLAVTTTPKAFRQNMNLAKGAEFVRIGLGIHPHLAEQRWTELPLFEALLPETRYVGEVGLDASPAHYRSIDRQVDVFRRILTSCQRAGDKILSVHSVRTASKVLDHIEELLPKGSGKVVLHWFSGSVADARRAAALGCYFSVNQAMFRSERSVALLGTLPLDRLLTETDGPFVEVDGSPVTPGGVDEAVRMLGDVVGLGAEEMRRAILNNLKAVLERSAN, via the coding sequence ATGTCTGCACCACGCCTCGTCGATTTCCACTGTCACCTGGACCTGTATCCAGATCCGGCCGCGGCTATAAGAGCCTGCGAAGAGGCTAAGGTGGCGACGCTCGCGGTGACGACGACGCCGAAGGCGTTCAGGCAGAACATGAACCTTGCAAAGGGCGCCGAGTTTGTGCGCATTGGGCTCGGCATTCACCCGCATCTTGCCGAGCAGCGCTGGACCGAACTGCCCCTGTTCGAGGCGCTGTTGCCCGAGACGAGGTATGTCGGCGAAGTCGGTCTCGATGCGAGCCCCGCACACTACCGCTCGATCGATCGTCAAGTCGACGTCTTCAGGCGTATTCTAACCTCCTGCCAGAGGGCGGGGGACAAGATCCTCTCCGTGCATAGCGTCCGCACGGCGTCGAAGGTTCTCGACCACATCGAGGAGCTGCTTCCCAAGGGCAGTGGCAAGGTGGTGCTGCACTGGTTCAGCGGATCGGTCGCAGACGCGCGGCGGGCTGCGGCTCTCGGGTGCTATTTTTCCGTCAACCAGGCCATGTTCAGGTCCGAGCGGTCAGTGGCTCTCCTCGGGACCTTGCCGCTCGACCGGCTGCTCACGGAGACGGATGGTCCCTTCGTGGAGGTAGATGGTTCCCCCGTCACGCCGGGCGGCGTGGACGAGGCCGTTCGCATGCTTGGCGACGTTGTGGGCCTGGGCGCCGAGGAGATGCGGCGCGCCATTTTGAATAATCTAAAGGCAGTTTTGGAACGGTCCGCAAACTGA
- a CDS encoding YfbU family protein, translated as MVKTERFELRLDESTIDRIDAWRGEQRDLPSRAEAIRTLVYTGLEAGRRKAFRPTSSEKLIMWMLAEVLRQHKGYEDMKSVELIQSAIYGGHFWGLEWEMSGIFHDEVDDPEALDFVVDTMAMWRAIEWGYEKLSPEDRQRVEDQVKYWGKNPKFDGFDGNEEGRYMSMAKFMVEKLGRFEEFRDRSLNAHANTVSTYREMLQKYAEIEARRGSPAYRRAGQLLNADELIELLKLR; from the coding sequence ATGGTGAAAACCGAGCGATTCGAGCTCAGGCTCGATGAAAGCACGATTGACCGGATCGATGCTTGGCGGGGAGAGCAGCGTGACCTCCCTTCGCGGGCAGAGGCCATCCGCACCTTGGTGTATACTGGGCTTGAGGCTGGTCGGCGCAAGGCCTTCCGGCCGACCAGCTCTGAAAAACTGATCATGTGGATGCTAGCCGAAGTCCTGCGCCAGCATAAAGGCTACGAGGACATGAAGTCAGTCGAGTTGATTCAGAGCGCCATCTACGGAGGCCATTTCTGGGGCCTGGAATGGGAAATGTCGGGCATCTTTCACGATGAGGTCGACGACCCCGAGGCGCTCGACTTCGTGGTCGACACGATGGCGATGTGGCGAGCCATTGAATGGGGATATGAGAAGCTCAGTCCCGAAGACAGGCAGCGCGTCGAGGACCAGGTGAAGTACTGGGGGAAAAACCCCAAGTTTGACGGCTTCGACGGGAACGAAGAGGGACGCTACATGTCGATGGCCAAATTCATGGTCGAAAAGCTCGGGCGCTTTGAGGAGTTCAGGGACAGATCCCTGAACGCTCACGCCAACACGGTGTCGACTTATCGCGAGATGCTGCAGAAATATGCCGAAATCGAGGCCCGCCGCGGTTCGCCGGCATACAGGCGTGCCGGCCAGTTGCTCAACGCCGACGAGCTCATCGAGCTCCTCAAGCTCCGGTAG
- a CDS encoding helix-turn-helix domain-containing protein → MAQPETAKADVDKLRTNEKKWTKALMATGWSAFPNIIIEKQQALGLDALDMNIIIHLVQYWWLPDNLPHPSVETIAKAIGVTPRTIQKRIAALEALKLLGREERRNTPNGSMTNRYHFDGLIEAAKPFALEKAAEIKKAAEERSNRLKRKKPQLVVDNDA, encoded by the coding sequence ATGGCCCAGCCAGAAACCGCCAAGGCAGACGTCGACAAGCTACGCACCAACGAGAAGAAGTGGACCAAGGCACTCATGGCCACGGGCTGGAGCGCTTTCCCCAACATCATCATCGAGAAGCAGCAGGCTCTCGGCCTCGATGCGCTCGACATGAACATCATCATCCACCTGGTCCAGTACTGGTGGCTGCCCGACAACCTTCCCCACCCCTCGGTCGAAACCATCGCCAAGGCGATCGGGGTGACGCCCCGCACCATTCAGAAACGCATTGCCGCCCTCGAGGCCCTTAAACTTCTTGGCCGGGAGGAACGGCGCAACACGCCCAATGGCAGCATGACGAACCGCTATCATTTCGATGGCCTGATCGAGGCCGCCAAGCCGTTTGCGCTGGAAAAGGCCGCCGAGATCAAGAAGGCGGCCGAGGAGAGATCGAACCGGTTGAAGCGTAAGAAGCCGCAGCTGGTCGTGGACAACGATGCATAG
- a CDS encoding DUF3800 domain-containing protein: MTDREIHLYLDDSGSREPDREPREKRRDEMDYFALGGILINEEDVDELYARHKAFCQKHGITYPLHSWAIRGGRGDFGWLKKPESAFEFLGDLQGMLLGLPVIGIAAVIDRPGYVARYRDRYRDQLWFMCKTAYCILIERAAKYARSQDRKLRVFFERAGKAEDRDLVAYTRILKTQGMPFDGANSASYGSLTAEEFRDIVRGEPRGRTKATPMLQIADLYLYPMAKGGYDPSYRPYRALMDHKRLIDAHLQPEDLASCGIKYSCFERIKNKDPD; encoded by the coding sequence GTGACCGACCGCGAAATCCACCTTTACCTCGATGACAGCGGCAGCCGTGAGCCAGACCGAGAGCCCAGAGAGAAGCGCCGGGACGAAATGGATTATTTCGCCCTCGGCGGCATCCTCATCAACGAGGAAGACGTCGATGAGCTCTATGCCCGCCACAAGGCCTTCTGCCAGAAGCACGGCATCACCTACCCGCTCCACTCCTGGGCGATCCGGGGCGGCCGTGGCGACTTCGGCTGGCTGAAGAAGCCGGAGTCCGCTTTTGAATTCCTGGGAGACTTGCAGGGGATGCTGCTTGGGCTGCCCGTGATCGGCATCGCCGCGGTCATCGACCGACCGGGCTATGTTGCCCGCTACCGCGACCGGTACCGGGACCAGCTCTGGTTCATGTGCAAGACCGCCTACTGCATCCTGATCGAGCGCGCCGCCAAATATGCCCGCAGCCAGGACCGCAAGCTGCGCGTGTTCTTCGAGCGCGCCGGCAAAGCCGAGGACCGCGACCTGGTGGCCTACACGCGGATCCTGAAGACGCAGGGGATGCCGTTCGACGGCGCCAACTCCGCCAGCTACGGGTCGTTAACTGCCGAGGAGTTCAGGGACATCGTGCGCGGGGAGCCCCGCGGCAGAACCAAAGCCACGCCGATGTTGCAGATCGCCGATCTCTACCTCTATCCGATGGCCAAGGGCGGCTATGACCCGTCCTACCGGCCCTACAGGGCCCTGATGGACCACAAGCGTCTCATCGACGCGCACCTGCAGCCCGAGGACCTGGCATCCTGCGGCATCAAATACAGCTGCTTTGAACGGATAAAAAACAAAGACCCGGACTAG
- a CDS encoding Mov34/MPN/PAD-1 family protein — translation MIEITAPQKRASLFEGPNARAAVAMEQLGRTTPALLRAVSAAPSYPPFSLVGCGSVGSKTALHLARAGAQILAVSDSNELRPHNMARHALVRPPLPWPKAFELSDELALLGQKPEAHLIDVVRGLKRADNRLLISPPGTGTLLNTTASSLVRDALSMVSPAELPARMAEIALFGRGRGGFVFHKGSNRNPSLADLQAVLSATVTPYERTLLFDPEFGLTQIQIGEGCGSMTMPMTDARLSAMTAMATEELMRLAGANADGGELVVGVAEPDSPSTSWRRLSVSKFLEIPVEGSEWTLRLSSHVAGMIREETARFPNVETGGLLIGSCSSLMKTVTVVDLIEAPEDSVRTPTLFVLGTKGMKNRIDARFEESGRSLLDVGTWHSHLAEQGPSPTDRKTAKQVAVERAPPAILSHCHSSHVPCHHASGRAMNDYLDAYSIKARLAPAALAIAPVIVLIVLAFNWVQPSLPEAIIGLAVMVLFFAASNVARRLGKRKERQLFATTGGRPENRELNHLDKTLDERTKDRYRKFLAKQLEQPAPTRDMEVEDPDEAAAFYVQCYNWLRENTRDTEKFRILFNENIAYGYYRNLLALKPYGIVLNLLTIAAAAAIIYYKPDFACCRG, via the coding sequence TTGATTGAAATCACGGCTCCGCAGAAGCGGGCCTCGCTGTTCGAAGGGCCCAACGCGAGAGCCGCCGTTGCCATGGAGCAACTGGGTCGCACGACGCCCGCGCTTCTCCGCGCCGTGTCGGCAGCTCCCTCTTATCCGCCATTCAGCCTGGTTGGCTGCGGCAGCGTCGGATCGAAAACCGCTCTGCATCTGGCCCGTGCCGGCGCCCAGATCTTGGCCGTCTCCGACAGCAACGAGCTGCGGCCCCACAACATGGCCCGGCACGCCCTCGTGCGGCCACCCCTGCCGTGGCCGAAGGCGTTTGAACTGTCTGACGAGCTGGCCCTGCTCGGGCAGAAACCGGAAGCCCATCTGATTGACGTGGTTAGGGGCCTGAAGCGTGCGGACAATCGCCTGCTGATTTCGCCGCCCGGGACCGGCACGCTGCTCAACACGACCGCATCGAGCCTGGTGCGCGATGCCCTGTCAATGGTGAGCCCTGCCGAGCTGCCGGCACGCATGGCGGAGATCGCCCTTTTCGGGCGCGGCCGTGGCGGTTTCGTATTTCATAAGGGAAGCAACCGCAATCCGAGCCTCGCCGACCTGCAGGCGGTGCTGTCCGCGACCGTGACGCCTTATGAACGGACATTGTTGTTCGATCCCGAGTTCGGGCTGACGCAAATTCAGATCGGGGAAGGCTGCGGCTCCATGACTATGCCGATGACCGACGCGCGCCTTTCGGCGATGACCGCCATGGCCACCGAGGAACTCATGCGCCTCGCCGGCGCCAATGCCGATGGCGGAGAACTGGTCGTGGGGGTGGCAGAGCCCGATAGCCCATCGACAAGTTGGCGCCGCCTCTCCGTGTCAAAATTCCTGGAAATCCCGGTCGAGGGCAGCGAATGGACTTTGCGTCTGTCGTCGCACGTCGCCGGCATGATCCGCGAAGAGACCGCGCGGTTTCCCAATGTCGAGACGGGAGGCCTTCTGATCGGCTCCTGCAGTTCTCTCATGAAGACTGTCACGGTGGTCGACCTGATCGAGGCGCCAGAAGACAGCGTGAGGACGCCGACGCTGTTCGTGCTTGGAACGAAGGGCATGAAGAATCGGATCGATGCCCGTTTCGAGGAAAGCGGCCGCTCGCTGCTTGATGTGGGTACCTGGCACAGCCACCTCGCCGAACAAGGTCCCTCGCCCACCGACCGCAAGACGGCCAAGCAGGTCGCCGTGGAGCGAGCGCCGCCGGCCATCCTTTCTCATTGCCACTCCAGCCACGTACCATGCCATCATGCATCAGGACGCGCCATGAACGATTACCTCGACGCCTACTCCATCAAGGCGCGCCTCGCGCCGGCAGCTCTGGCGATTGCCCCGGTCATTGTCCTGATTGTGCTGGCCTTCAACTGGGTTCAGCCGAGCCTCCCCGAGGCCATCATCGGTCTCGCCGTCATGGTCCTGTTCTTCGCTGCCTCGAATGTGGCCCGCCGCCTGGGCAAGAGGAAGGAGAGACAGCTGTTCGCGACGACCGGCGGGAGACCGGAAAATCGCGAACTGAACCACCTGGATAAGACACTCGACGAGCGGACCAAGGACCGCTACCGCAAATTCCTCGCCAAGCAGCTCGAGCAGCCGGCGCCGACGCGCGACATGGAAGTCGAGGACCCCGACGAAGCGGCTGCGTTCTATGTGCAGTGCTACAACTGGCTGCGCGAGAACACCCGCGACACCGAGAAATTTCGGATTCTTTTCAACGAGAACATCGCCTACGGCTATTACCGCAATCTCCTGGCGCTGAAGCCCTATGGCATCGTGCTCAATCTGCTGACCATCGCCGCCGCGGCCGCAATCATCTACTACAAGCCCGATTTCGCTTGTTGTCGAGGTTGA
- a CDS encoding phospholipase D-like domain-containing protein, whose amino-acid sequence METSDGSATRGYVASQAFVDKYQARGPLKTLLPARVAQGTTFKPTHPDADDAYEWMGLEARKEIFALLDAAVADPAATVSMVAYDMSESEIMDRLFALGPRLRMIIDDSDKHGLKTSGETQSETLLKASAGEDNVKRERMGGLQHNKMIIVDAAVPRAVCGSTNFSWRGLYVQSNNALLLTGAQAVAPLKAAFEAYWKKDGFANGPSPDWHPLGLAGIDASITFSPHDTARARLAEIGQDVEKAQACLLYSLAFLSITGGAVTDAVEAATNSPVSPTAFPTTTPVSPFISPMATLHPSISLASTNTCRRRLRSNLTPASGQICTTSFW is encoded by the coding sequence ATGGAAACGTCGGACGGCAGCGCCACCAGGGGGTATGTGGCTTCCCAGGCTTTCGTGGACAAATATCAGGCTCGCGGGCCGCTCAAAACATTGCTGCCCGCCCGCGTCGCTCAGGGCACCACGTTCAAGCCGACGCATCCGGACGCGGACGATGCCTACGAATGGATGGGACTGGAGGCCCGAAAAGAGATCTTTGCGCTTTTGGATGCAGCAGTAGCCGATCCTGCCGCAACGGTCAGCATGGTCGCCTACGACATGAGCGAAAGCGAAATCATGGACCGCCTGTTCGCGCTCGGTCCGCGCCTCAGGATGATCATCGACGACAGCGATAAGCATGGGCTCAAGACAAGTGGTGAGACCCAGTCCGAGACACTGCTCAAGGCTTCCGCTGGCGAGGACAACGTCAAGCGGGAACGGATGGGAGGTCTCCAACATAATAAGATGATTATCGTGGATGCGGCCGTCCCGCGCGCCGTCTGCGGTTCGACAAACTTCAGCTGGCGCGGGCTCTATGTTCAATCGAACAACGCCTTGCTGTTAACGGGCGCTCAAGCCGTCGCCCCCCTCAAGGCTGCGTTCGAGGCCTATTGGAAAAAGGATGGGTTCGCCAACGGTCCCTCACCCGACTGGCATCCGCTCGGCTTGGCGGGCATTGATGCCAGCATCACCTTTTCTCCCCATGACACAGCCCGTGCCCGCCTTGCGGAAATCGGCCAGGATGTCGAAAAGGCCCAGGCCTGCCTCCTCTATTCCCTGGCTTTCCTGAGCATCACAGGCGGTGCTGTAACCGACGCCGTGGAAGCGGCTACCAACAGCCCGGTTTCACCTACGGCATTTCCGACAACAACACCGGTGTCACCGTTCATAAGCCCAATGGCAACACTGCACCCGTCTATTTCGCTCGCCTCAACAAACACGTGCCGACGCCGTTTAAGGTCGAACCTTACACCGGCATCGGGCCAAATCTGCACCACAAGTTTCTGGTAA
- a CDS encoding phospholipase D-like domain-containing protein: MPTPFKVEPYTGIGPNLHHKFLVIDFNTPDARVWTGSYNFSKPADLQNGENLLLIRDQKIATSYMVEGIRIFDDYHFRVTQEDAAEAKKTSSLQKAPTAGEDPWWAEDYTDPFKIRDRELFA; encoded by the coding sequence GTGCCGACGCCGTTTAAGGTCGAACCTTACACCGGCATCGGGCCAAATCTGCACCACAAGTTTCTGGTAATCGATTTCAACACACCTGACGCCCGCGTGTGGACCGGTTCTTACAACTTCAGCAAGCCCGCTGACCTTCAGAACGGAGAGAACCTGCTCCTCATCCGCGACCAAAAAATTGCGACATCGTATATGGTCGAAGGGATACGCATCTTCGACGACTACCATTTCCGCGTCACCCAGGAAGACGCTGCAGAGGCCAAAAAGACATCGTCCTTGCAAAAGGCGCCTACGGCCGGTGAAGACCCATGGTGGGCTGAGGACTATACAGACCCGTTCAAGATCCGAGACCGTGAGCTGTTCGCATAG